From Listeria swaminathanii, the proteins below share one genomic window:
- a CDS encoding amino acid ABC transporter substrate-binding protein: protein MKKGLLIAVMAVVMLALGACSSSESKEDQWERINKDKEVVIGLDDSFVPMGFRDKDDNLVGFDIDLAKAVFAEYGIKAKFTPIDWTMKESELKNGSIDLIWNGYTVTDARKKQVAFSNPYMKNEQVLVTLKSSNINKFSDMKDKTLGAQNGASSIDDMANKPEVLTDIINNNEPELYDTFDTAFIDLNNKRIDGLIIDEVYARYYIDKQKNKDDYNIITGGFDATDFAVGMRKSDKELQTKINEAFEKLYKEGKMQEISKKWFGDDEIAKQ, encoded by the coding sequence ATGAAAAAAGGATTATTAATAGCTGTGATGGCGGTTGTGATGTTAGCGCTAGGGGCTTGTTCCAGTAGTGAATCGAAGGAAGACCAGTGGGAGCGAATTAACAAAGATAAGGAAGTTGTAATTGGCTTGGACGATAGTTTTGTACCAATGGGATTCCGGGATAAAGACGATAATTTGGTCGGTTTTGATATTGATTTGGCGAAAGCGGTTTTTGCGGAATATGGCATTAAAGCGAAGTTCACGCCGATTGACTGGACGATGAAAGAATCAGAACTGAAAAATGGCTCGATTGATTTAATTTGGAATGGCTATACTGTAACGGATGCTAGAAAGAAACAAGTCGCTTTTAGTAATCCTTACATGAAAAATGAACAAGTGCTAGTCACGTTGAAATCAAGCAATATCAACAAATTTAGCGATATGAAAGATAAAACGCTTGGTGCTCAAAATGGGGCAAGTTCGATTGATGATATGGCGAACAAGCCAGAAGTACTGACAGATATTATTAATAATAATGAACCGGAATTATATGATACGTTTGATACAGCTTTTATTGATCTAAATAATAAACGTATTGATGGTCTAATCATTGATGAGGTTTACGCGCGTTATTACATTGATAAGCAAAAAAATAAAGATGACTACAACATTATAACTGGCGGTTTTGATGCAACAGATTTTGCTGTAGGAATGCGAAAAAGCGATAAAGAACTACAAACAAAAATCAACGAAGCTTTTGAAAAATTATACAAAGAAGGCAAAATGCAAGAAATTAGCAAAAAATGGTTTGGCGATGACGAAATCGCTAAGCAATAG